A genomic region of Glycine max cultivar Williams 82 chromosome 15, Glycine_max_v4.0, whole genome shotgun sequence contains the following coding sequences:
- the LOC100777499 gene encoding nucleotide-sugar uncharacterized transporter 1: protein MFSFFIRKGVRKILKRKDSDAGQKGRALEDLRASLFNQFRSSEGAKRQQQRICGPAIALSFNFLVAVGIIFMNKMVLQTVQFKFPILLTLIHYVVSWFLMAILKAFSFLPAAPSSKSTRLSTLFTLGFVMSLSTGFANVSLKYNSIGFYQMAKIAVTPSIVLAEFVLYRKKVSFAKALALTVVSIGVAVATVTDLQFHVFGACVALAWIVPSAVNKILWSRLQQQENWTALSLMWKTTPITLIFLAAMLPCLDPPGVLSFDWNFSNSMVIFASAILGFLLQWSGALALGATSAISHVVLGQFKTCVLLLGNYYLFGSNPGKISICGAFTAIAGMSVYTYLNMRQQSNKPSPRQASVLPKSKLGKENGSTHDGHYGAESV, encoded by the exons GAAGAGCTTTGGAAGACTTGAGAGCTTCTCTCTTTAATCAATTCCGTTCCTCTGAAGGTGCAAAGCGTCAACAGCAGCGCATATGTGGTCCAGCTATTGCACTTTCCTTCAATTTTCTGGTTGCAGTTGGTATTATTTTCATGAACAAAATG GTGCTTCAAACTGTTCAGTTCAAATTCCCTATACTTCTTACACTAATTCACTACGTAGTGAGCTGGTTCTTAATGGCAATACTAAaagcattttcttttcttccggcTGCTCCTTCCTCAAAATCAACTCGATTGTCTACTTTATTTACTCTTGGATTTGTTATGTCTCTATCCACTGGCTTTGCTAATGTCAGCTTGAAGTATAATAG CATTGGTTTCTATCAGATGGCAAAGATTGCAGTGACACCATCAATAGTTTTGGCAGAATTTGTATTGTATAGAAAGAAAGTTTCTTTCGCAAAG GCATTAGCATTAACAGTGGTATCTATTGGTGTTGCTGTGGCAACTGTGACTGATCTTCAGTTCCATGTATTTGGTGCTTGTGTAGCATTGGCTTGGATTGTTCCCAGTGCTGTAAACAAAATCTTGTGGTCTAGACTGCAGCAGCAAGAGAACTGGACTGCTTTGTC GCTAATGTGGAAAACCACACCTATTACTTTGATTTTCCTGGCTGCTATGTTACCCTGCCTAGACCCTCCAGGTGTTCTCTCCTTCGATTGGAACTTTAGCAATAGTATGGTGATTTTTGCATCAGCTATTCTTGGATTCTTGCTTCAGTGGTCTGGTGCTTTAGCACTAGG AGCTACATCTGCCATCTCCCACGTCGTCCTGGGGCAGTTTAAGACCTGTGTCCTCCTTCTAGGAAACTATTATCTCTTTGGATCCAATCCTGGCAAAATCAGTATCTGTGGTGCATTCACAGCTATTGCTGGTATGTCTGTTTACACTTACCTCAATATGAGGCAACAATCAAACAAGCCATCTCCTCGACAGGCTTCTGTTTTGCCAAAATCTAAACTTGGCAAAGAAAATGGCAGCACCCATGATGGACATTACGGGGCCGAATCTGTCTAA
- the LOC102668854 gene encoding uncharacterized protein has translation MPFGEALQQMPLYSKFMKDILTKKGKYIDNENIVVGGNCSAIIQRKLPKKFKDPGSVTIPCTIGKEEVNKALIDLGASINLMPLSMCRRIRNLKIDPTKMTLQLADRSITRPYRVVEDVLVKVHHFTFPVDFVIMDIEEDTEIPLILGRPFMLIANCVVDMGNGNLEVSIDNQKITFDLFKAIKYP, from the coding sequence ATGCCATTCGGGGAAGCCTTACAGCAGATGCCCCTCTACTCCAAATTTATGAAGGACATCCTCACCAAGAAGGGGAAGTATATTGACAATGAGAATATTGTGGTAGGGGGCAACTGTAGTGCAATAATACAGAGGAAGCTACCCAAGAAGTTTAAGGACCCCGGAAGTGTTACCATCCCGTGCACCATAGGAAAGGAAGAGGTAAACAAGGCCCTCATTGATCTAGGAGCAAGTATCAATCTAATGCCCTTGTCAATGTGCAGAAGAATCAGGAATTTGAAGATAGATCCCACCAAGATGACACTTCAACTGGCAGACCGCTCGATCACAAGACCATACAGGGTGGTAGAAGATGTCCTGGTCAAGGTACACCACTTCACTTTTCCGGTGGACTTTGTTATCATGGATATCGAAGAAGACACAGAGATTCCCCTTATCTTAGGCAGACCCTTCATGCTGATTGCCAACTGTGTGGTGGATATGGGGAATGGGAACTTGGAGGTGAGTATTGACAATCAGAAGATCACCTTTGACCTTTTCAAGGCAATAAAGTACCCATAG
- the WRKY42 gene encoding WRKY transcription factor 42 — protein sequence MMALDMIDVVPRTRMEEAASAGLKSMEHLIRLLSPTSSNSNSSSSPLLNTNPNNLHCSQITDFTVSNFKQVINLLNRTGHARFRRSPPQAQAQAQTQTQTQTSLQPQPETQQGFSLDFVKPTILNSKPSNKDETLTLSTTSSSSFTSSVTNDASVSDGKIGPFLPPSAAKPPLSSAHRKKCRDAAAALSTKPSCHCSKKRKSRVKRTIRVPAVSSKIADIPSDEYSWRKYGQKPIKGSPYPRGYYKCSTVRGCPARKHVERAQDNPKMLIVTYEGEHRHVLPLTAAAGVSFGH from the exons ATGATGGCATTGGATATGATAGATGTTGTTCCGAGAACGAGGATGGAGGAAGCTGCTTCCGCTGGATTAAAGAGCATGGAGCATCTCATTCGACTCCTTTCTCCAACCTCTTCTAATtccaattcttcttcttctcctcttcTCAATACCAATCCCAACAACCTCCACTGCTCCCAAATCACCGACTTCACCGTCTCCAACTTCAAACAAGTCATCAACCTTCTCAACCGCACCGGCCACGCCCGCTTCCGCCGCTCTCCAccccaagcccaagcccaagcccaaacCCAAACCCAAACCCAAACAAGTCTTCAGCCTCAACCAGAAACCCAACAAGGGTTCAGTTTAGATTTCGTGAAGCCCACCATTCTAAACTCAAAACCCAGCAACAAAGACGAGACTTTGACCCTCtccaccacctcctcctcctccttcacgTCCTCCGTCACCAACGACGCCAGCGTCTCCGACGGCAAGATCGGCCCTTTCCTCCCTCCCTCCGCCGCCAAGCCACCTCTCTCCTCCGCCCACCGGAAAAAGTGCCGCGACGCTGCCGCCGCGCTCTCCACCAAACCCTCCTGCCACTGCTCCAAGAAAAG GAAATCACGCGTGAAACGAACGATTCGTGTGCCGGCGGTAAGCTCCAAGATCGCCGATATCCCATCGGACGAGTACTCGTGGAGAAAATACGGTCAAAAACCGATCAAGGGTTCACCTTACCCTCG AGGGTACTACAAGTGCAGCACCGTGAGAGGGTGTCCGGCGAGGAAGCACGTGGAGCGAGCGCAAGATAACCCCAAGATGCTAATAGTGACTTACGAGGGTGAGCACCGTCACGTTCTTCCGTTAACTGCCGCTGCCGGCGTTAGTTTCGGCCATTAA